The proteins below come from a single Pleuronectes platessa chromosome 1, fPlePla1.1, whole genome shotgun sequence genomic window:
- the LOC128445051 gene encoding up-regulator of cell proliferation-like, producing the protein MSAVNTEEGALTALLNFLVKLGLKDFYPNKLNLHSLIEIKKKSIEEKSVLSLEEIPWCFLRKLFKMNAECRSSIQSSFRPEENIEEDNDLFDDDLYTTDDSRDKVNPLDLIVALFHCADSILQQEMALKMSMCQFSLPLLLPRGHKSQCTLMLWALRDIVKEWRPHDMSESRGFVEDNIVQANIPFFSFVRLKNSSLSKSQVLNHVLSRGQQNCNIFIHRDAEGGAVKREIADGLVEVCWYLPCGSESLDVFPQPVAFADLRGDICESLTQFNFLFQVSTATFVFLDSVEESENKILSSLQDVKSKLFLVFNRKGGNAREEMRSVKRLVDELGLPKNRVKGRDQRLNVAEFSKKFREVIKASLLDVKDTMSIVDMVGKAVELGLSVDESKTKSQRKAAEDFTKEIAVQSIPHYKKLNLTLQGANWKRLSKLEKEECRLKTSGDSGLEEHQCQLQEEKRQIRQQQQNSSKGIKSFIKCLSTSDKEERDVFLKWMKLKFDKHSRVELSVVRHKFKEQCKKRDVKLTEELDQALVDSSLGTEHYMREMGLIYEFSTSSSTADEISQLPGLAADMLLDGYPLELLDGDASNVPERWVTDVLMELHKKVGHRSRLLVLTVLGVQSTGKSTLLNTMFGVQFPVSSGRCTRGAFMLFLKVGEDLKSELNCDFIVLIDTEGLKAPDLAQLEDSYEHDNQLATFVIGLSDATIINIAMENSTEMKDVLQIAVHAFLRMKEIGKKPVCHFVHQNVSSVSAHDKNITDRKHLLDQLNEMTQIAAEMEKKPSIKEFTDVLDYDMDKNNWNIPGLWHGTPPMAPVNTGYSEAVAHFKKKLLQTVKKDPCNEVSQIPEFLEMMKSLWQAVKYENFIFSFRNTLVAHTYDNLCKEFSQWEWEFRKEILTWQRQAELDILKAEYESDVETWNRLVGGKKSKVSDKITDQQTRMREKITDYYKMKDKQIHLIEKYKEDFLNSVKGLGDEIKRSVLAKLECTLELKLNLKKVQDIQRDYRGVIEQKVMKLLGDCEASTLTEEELTQEFEKMWAEATVNVSGLRERDIAACVLKLLRKNFCNRNFNEDLKNVTDLKEIGTDPFKTKRKHLDSYWQKFKHLLRGDLQSVADRIIDSCTRFVRDKVQTDGDYQDSFTKDLLEQIDESLKQCYEHYKTNTKFEIDLKLHICGVASREFIKMHKRFLSDNDPQTQLEKYKTQYLFDFLDLYNKEDGCQRKAKDFVQSCIKPAVKQFICGSLGVNIVDDILTGSHSAEYSSRTIFQYNIQKELLQHEDFKSFVRYIANYEIYVKFWIFQQILQKMSEDKTLCKLKNNNLQVIDKKISEAIDLAAIGEDGAPLPDNKESITKLISNMRKHLIKDISLSVEAEKTTLFQIQSSCHSFISYLKNSMKELKEQLEEEFSNSHDIGETLNKLPIKPQDELFKQVFGCGRQCPFCKAPCEAGGKEHKQHHAAVHRPQGLGRVRCISSEKLVNSLCTTDVHSDGKFRNADTKEKWHPYKDYTKYYPDWIIPPDSTTDASDYWKYVLVKYNHRFAEEYKAKPADVPEAWRRLTKEQALKGLRDAFNMK; encoded by the coding sequence CCCTGTTGAACTTTCTCGTCAAACTTGGACTGAAGGACTTTTATCCCAACAAGCTCAATCTACACTCTCTCATTGAgatcaaaaaaaaaagtattgaggaaaaatctgttttatcGCTGGAGGAAATACCATGGTGTTTCCTCAGAAAACTGTTCAAAATGAACGCAGAATGCAGGAGCTCAATACAATCATCATTCAGGCCAGAGGAAAACATTGAAGAAGACAATGATCTCTTTGATGACGACCTTTACACCACTGATGACTCTAGAGATAAGGTTAACCCCCTCGACCTCATAGTCGCTCTCTTCCATTGCGCTGACAGCATCCTGCAGCAGGAAATGGCCCTCAAGATGTCCATGTGCCAGTTTTCTCTTCCACTGCTGTTGCCCCGTGGCCACAAGAGTCAGTGTACCCTGATGCTGTGGGCTCTGAGAGACATCGTCAAAGAGTGGCGTCCACATGATATGTCTGAATCAAGAGGGTTTGTTGAAGACAACATTGTCCAAGCAAATATACCATTCTTCTCCTTTGTGAGGCTGAAGAACAGCAGTTTATCCAAGTCACAGGTTTTGAATCATGTCCTCAGCAGAGGACAACAGAACTGCAACATCTTCATACACAGAGATGCGGAAGGGGGGGCAGTCAAAAGAGAAATTGCAGATGGACTTGTTGAGGTTTGCTGGTACCTTCCCTGTGGTAGTGAAAGTTTAGATGTTTTTCCACAGCCAGTAGCCTTCGCAGATTTGCGAGGGGACATTTGTGAATCACTCACACAATTCAACTTTCTCTTTCAAGTATCAACAGCTACCTTTGTGTTTCTGGACAGCGTTGAAGAAAGTGAGAACAAGATTCTATCTTCTCTTCAAGATGTGAAATCCAAACTCTTCTTAGTCTTCAATCGAAAGGGAGGGAATGccagagaggagatgaggtcTGTGAAGAGATTGGTGGATGAATTAGGTTTACCAAAGAACAGAGTGAAGGGCAGAGACCAAAGGCTAAATGTGGCAGAGTTCTCAAAGAAATTTCGTGAGGTCATCAAGGCATCCCTGTTAGATGTGAAAGACACCATGAGCATTGTAGATATGGTTGGAAAAGCTGTTGAACTTGGTCTGTCTGTGGACGAAAGCAAAACTaaatcacagagaaaagcagctgaGGATTTTACCAAAGAAATCGCAGTGCAAAGTATACCACactataaaaaactaaatctgacttTGCAAGGAGCAAACTGGAAAAGGTTGTCAAAGTTAGAAAAGGAAGAGTGTAGACTGAAGACATCTGGTGATTCTGGCCTTGAAGAACATCAATGTCAACTtcaggaagagaaaagacaaatcagACAGCAGCAACAAAATTCCTCCAAAGGAATAAAGAGTTTCATCAAGTGCTTATCTACAAGtgacaaagaagaaagagatgTTTTCCTGAAGTGGATGAAACTGAAGTTTGATAAACATTCACGAGTTGAACTCTCTGTGGTACGTCACAAATTCAAAGAGCAATGCAAGAAGAGAGACGTCAAACTCACAGAAGAGTTagaccaagctttggtggacagCTCTTTAGGAACAGAGCATTACATGAGAGAGATGGGACTGATCTACGAGTTCTCAACCAGCAGCTCAACAGCTGATGAAATATCCCAGCTCCCTGGTTTGGCAGCTGACATGCTGTTGGATGGATATCCTTTAGAGCTTTTGGACGGAGATGCCTCCAACGTCCCAGAGAGATGGGTGACAGACGTCCTGATGGAGCTTCACAAGAAGGTTGGACACAGGAGCAGACTGTTGGTACTGACTGTGTTGGGTGTTCAGAGCACCGGTAAGTCAACGCTCCTCAACACCATGTTTGGTGTGCAGTTTCCTGTCAGCAGCGGCAGATGTACAAGAGGAGCTTTCATGCTCTTCCTCAAAGTTGGAGAGGATTTGAAAAGTGAGTTAAACTGTGATTTTATTGTCCTCATTGACACAGAGGGTCTTAAGGCTCCTGATCTGGCACAACTAGAGGACAGTTACGAGCACGACAACCAGCTAGCAACCTTTGTCATTGGCTTGAGTGATGCCACCATCATCAACATCGCAATGGAAAACTCAACAGAAATGAAAGATGTCCTGCAAATTGCAGTGCACGCATTCTTGAGGATGaaagaaattggaaaaaagccagtttgtcattttgttcACCAGAATGTTTCATCAGTTTCAGCTCATGACAAGAACATAACAGATAGAAAACATCTCCTGGACCAACTCAATGAAATGACTCAAATCGCAGCTGAAATGGAAAAGAAACCTTCTATCAAAGAGTTCACGGATGTGCTGGACTATGACATGGACAAGAACAACTGGAACATCCCAGGACTCTGGCATGGAACCCCACCAATGGCTCCAGTGAACACAGGTTACAGTGAAGCTGTAGCACATTTCAAGAAAAAACTTTTGCAAACAGTGAAGAAGGACCCGTGCAATGAAGTGTCGCAGATTCCAGAGTTTCTGGAAATGATGAAGAGTCTCTGGCAGGCAGTGAAATATGAGAACTTCATCTTTAGTTTCAGAAACACTCTTGTGGCTCATACCTATGACAACTTGTGCAAAGAGTTCAGTCAGTGGGAATGGGAGTTCAGAAAAGAGATTCTGACCTGGCAAAGACAAGCAGAGTTAGACATCTTGAAAGCTGAATATGAATCTGATGTAGAAACTTGGAACAGATTAGTCGGAGGAAAAAAATCAAAGGTATCAGACAAAATAACAGACCAACAAACAAGAATGAGGGAAAAAATCACAGACTACTACAAGatgaaagataaacaaattCATCTGATAGAGAAATACAAAGAGGACTTTTTAAACAGTGTCAAAGGCCTTGGAGATGAAATCAAACGTTCTGTGTTGGCAAAACTGGAATGCACCCTTGAactaaaactaaatttaaaaaaggttcAAGACATTCAGAGAGACTACAGAGGTGTGATTGAACAGAAGGTCATGAAGCTTCTGGGTGACTGTGAGGCGTCAACTCTGACTGAGGAAGAGCTGACACAAGAGTTTGAAAAGATGTGGGCTGAAGCCACTGTCAACGTGTCcggcctgagagagagagacattgcAGCATGCgtcctgaagctgctgagaaaAAACTTCTGTAATCGAAACTTCAATGAGGATTTGAAGAACGTAACAGACCTAAAGGAAATTGGGACAGATccatttaaaactaaaagaaaGCATTTAGACAGTTATTGGCAGAAGTTCAAACATCTGTTGAGAGGAGATTTGCAGAGCGTTGCAGACAGAATCATTGATTCTTGTACAAGGTTTGTACGTGATAAAGTACAGACCGATGGAGATTACCAGGACTCATTCACAAAGGATCTTCTAGAACAAATTGATGAATCCCTTAAACAATGTTACGAAcattacaaaacaaatacaaagttcGAGATTGACCTGAAACTTCACATTTGTGGCGTTGCTTCAAGGGAATTTATCAAAATGCACAAAAGATTCTTGTCAGATAATGATCCTCAAACTCAGCTGGAAAAGTACAAGACTCAGTACCTGTTTGATTTTCTTGATTTATACAACAAGGAAGATGGCTGCCAACGCAAAGCCAAAGATTTTGTCCAGTCTTGTATCAAACCTGCTGTGAAACAGTTCATCTGTGGATCTCTGGGAGTTAACATTGTGGATGACATTCTGACAGGTTCCCATTCAGCAGAGTATAGTTCTCGCACAATCTTCCAGTACAACATTCAGAAAGAGTTACTGCAACATGAAGATTTCAAGAGTTTTGTCAGGTACATTGCTAACTATGAAATATATGTAAAGTTTTGGATATTTCAGCAAATCCTGCAAAAGATGTCAGAGGACAAGACTTTGTGCAAATTGAAGAACAACAATCTACAAGTCATCGACAAAAAAATATCAGAAGCGATAGATCTGGCAGCAATAGGAGAGGATGGTGCTCCGCTGCCAGATAACAAGGAAAGCATCACAAAGCTAATCAGCAACATGCGCAAACATTTGATCAAAGACATCTCACTTTCAGTGGAGGCTGAAAAAACCACCTTGTTTCAAATCCAAAGCTCATgtcattcattcatcagctATCTCAAGAACTCAATGAAGGAGTTGAAGGAGCAACTGGAAGAGGAGTTCTCAAACTCTCACGATATTGGTGAGACTCTGAACAAGCTTCCAATCAAACCACAGGATGAACTTTTCAAGCAAGTGTTTGGTTGTGGACGACAGTGTCCATTTTGTAAGGCTCCCTGTGAGGCCGGTGGCAAAGAACACAAGCAGCATCATGCAGCCGTTCATCGGCCACAAGGTCTTGGCAGAGTCAGGTGTATCTCAAGTGAGAAGCTGGTTAATTCACTGTGTACAACTGACGTGCACAGTGATGGTAAATTCAGAAACGCAGACACCAAAGAGAAGTGGCATCCTTACAAGGACTACACCAAGTACTATCCAGACTGGATCATTCCTCCAGACTCCACCACAGACGCATCTGACTACTGGAAGTACGTCCTGGTGAAATACAATCACAGATTTGCTGAAGAATATAAAGCCAAACCAGCTGATGTCCCAGAGGCCTGGAGGAGACTCACAAAGGAACAAGCTCTGAAGGGTTTGAGAGACGCCTTCAACATGAAGTGA
- the LOC128445441 gene encoding ras association domain-containing protein 7 isoform X1, whose translation MELKVWVEGVVRVVCGLSLNTSCQEVVITLAQAIGQTGRYILILKFRGNERQLVADDCPLQHLTQLGQLAAEVQFILRRTGPSLSGGQETPTTERRLPLPRPSEPETLRRREPHKSLTFNLGHATYSKGTKSTRTVHRASPEPRASPVSFSDAPDPLNAVSPHPSTEDVFRKILQQQRRLQDLEVQLQALEKETQGWEREGPSTAPCLSPDAAEELEELQWRLRHNEAELMNRGHWDEELQTETDREQEMHRRLQQIHSSVVDQSLEIKELVTHSSHLEHDIQLTAYRQQEAARQQEEALRPLREELHNRQQHAEDVDATLSGTQRELHAADSMLQDRWELVEELNKELRQCKLQQFIQQTGAPPAEQTNSLLLTDVYLSSAGVIE comes from the exons ATGGAGCTGAAGGTGTGGGTGGAGGGCGTGGTCAGGGTGGTGTGTGGTCTATCCctgaacacttcctgtcaggagGTCGTGATCACTCTGGCACAAGCGATTG GTCAGACAGGTCGTTACATCCTCATCTTAAAGTTCCGAGGGAATGAGAGACAGCTGGTTGCTGACGACTGTCCTCTGCAGCATCTGACCCAACTGGGACAGCTGGCTGCCGAGGTCCAGTTCATCCTGCGGAGGACCGGCCCCAGTCTCAGCGGTGGTCAGGAAACGCCAACCACAGAGAGACGCCTTCCCCTACCCAGACCTTCAGAACCAGAGACCCTCAGACGCAGGGAGCCACATAAATCTCTCACTTTTAATCTGGGTCACGCAACTTATTCCAAGGGGACCAAATCAACCAGGACCGTCCACAGAGCGTCCCCTGAACCACGGGCCTCCCCCGTCTCTTTCTCAGACGCTCCTGACCCCCTGAACGCTGTTTCCCCTCACCCCTCCACAGAGGATGTGTTTAGGAAGATTCTTCAGCAACAGAGAAGATTACAAGACCTGGAGGTTCAGCTTCAAGCTCTGGAGAAGGAGACACAGGGGTGGGAGCGGGAGGGGCCGTCTACGGCTCCATGTCTGAGTCCGGACGCTGCAGAGgaactggaggagctgcagtggcGGCTGAGGCACAATGAAGCAGAGCTGATGAACAGAGGACACTGGGATGAagagctacagacagagacagacagagaacaag AGATGCACAGACGTCTGCAGCAGATCCACTCGTCGGTGGTTGATCAAAGTCTTGAGATCAAAGAGCTTGTGACTCACTCTTCACACCTGGAACACGACATCCAGCTCACAGCCTACAGACAGCAGGAGGCCGCccggcagcaggaggaggcgctGAGGCCCCTGAGGGAGGAGCTTCACAACCGCCAGCAGCACGCAGAAGACGTGGACGCAACGCTGTCAGGGACACAGAGGGAGCTCCACGCTGCAGACAGCATGCTGCAG GACAGATGGGAGCTGGTTGAGGAGCTGAATAAGGAGCTGAGACAGTGTAAACTGCAGCAGTTCATCCAGCAGACCGGGGCTCCACCAGCCGAGCAGACCAACTCCCTGCTCCTCACCGACGTCTACCTCAGCAGCGCCGGAGTTATCGAGTAA
- the LOC128445441 gene encoding ras association domain-containing protein 8 isoform X2, whose product MELKVWVEGVVRVVCGLSLNTSCQEVVITLAQAIGQTGRYILILKFRGNERQLVADDCPLQHLTQLGQLAAEVQFILRRTGPSLSGGQETPTTERRLPLPRPSEPETLRRREPHKSLTFNLGHATYSKGTKSTRTVHRASPEPRASPVSFSDAPDPLNAVSPHPSTEDVFRKILQQQRRLQDLEVQLQALEKETQGWEREGPSTAPCLSPDAAEELEELQWRLRHNEAELMNRGHWDEELQTETDREQEMHRRLQQIHSSVVDQSLEIKELVTHSSHLEHDIQLTAYRQQEAARQQEEALRPLREELHNRQQHAEDVDATLSGTQRELHAADSMLQMGAG is encoded by the exons ATGGAGCTGAAGGTGTGGGTGGAGGGCGTGGTCAGGGTGGTGTGTGGTCTATCCctgaacacttcctgtcaggagGTCGTGATCACTCTGGCACAAGCGATTG GTCAGACAGGTCGTTACATCCTCATCTTAAAGTTCCGAGGGAATGAGAGACAGCTGGTTGCTGACGACTGTCCTCTGCAGCATCTGACCCAACTGGGACAGCTGGCTGCCGAGGTCCAGTTCATCCTGCGGAGGACCGGCCCCAGTCTCAGCGGTGGTCAGGAAACGCCAACCACAGAGAGACGCCTTCCCCTACCCAGACCTTCAGAACCAGAGACCCTCAGACGCAGGGAGCCACATAAATCTCTCACTTTTAATCTGGGTCACGCAACTTATTCCAAGGGGACCAAATCAACCAGGACCGTCCACAGAGCGTCCCCTGAACCACGGGCCTCCCCCGTCTCTTTCTCAGACGCTCCTGACCCCCTGAACGCTGTTTCCCCTCACCCCTCCACAGAGGATGTGTTTAGGAAGATTCTTCAGCAACAGAGAAGATTACAAGACCTGGAGGTTCAGCTTCAAGCTCTGGAGAAGGAGACACAGGGGTGGGAGCGGGAGGGGCCGTCTACGGCTCCATGTCTGAGTCCGGACGCTGCAGAGgaactggaggagctgcagtggcGGCTGAGGCACAATGAAGCAGAGCTGATGAACAGAGGACACTGGGATGAagagctacagacagagacagacagagaacaag AGATGCACAGACGTCTGCAGCAGATCCACTCGTCGGTGGTTGATCAAAGTCTTGAGATCAAAGAGCTTGTGACTCACTCTTCACACCTGGAACACGACATCCAGCTCACAGCCTACAGACAGCAGGAGGCCGCccggcagcaggaggaggcgctGAGGCCCCTGAGGGAGGAGCTTCACAACCGCCAGCAGCACGCAGAAGACGTGGACGCAACGCTGTCAGGGACACAGAGGGAGCTCCACGCTGCAGACAGCATGCTGCAG ATGGGAGCTGGTTGA